Proteins found in one Nitrospirota bacterium genomic segment:
- a CDS encoding N-acetyltransferase, with protein MEVKEVTAAKDLDRFIELSYSLYKNYPHYVPQLRKELRDQLSRNNPLFMHAVVKYFVAEKEGRIAGRVCSIINQRHCEFHQEAAGFFGFFEAENDREVAKALLDAVSAELRAEGMKVMRGPMNFSTNEECGFLIEGYDEHPMLMTPYSPPYYNDLMEAYGMVKAKDLYAFIHEVQQSLPEKVLRVAAIAEKRGITVRPVNKKRFDEEMLVFREVYNDAWEKNWGFIPLTDEEIFYLGERLKQIVVPELTLIAEDKGIPVGFLGMVPDFNVVLKKMNGNINPLTIIKALYYSRKIRDLRLLLLGIKKPYRNKGVDALLFREGFRGMGRGKYRRVEFSWILEDNIPVQRIVEMAGGRLYKKYRIYEKTL; from the coding sequence TTGGAAGTCAAAGAAGTCACTGCAGCAAAAGACCTTGATCGTTTCATAGAGCTTTCATATTCCCTTTATAAGAACTACCCCCACTATGTTCCTCAACTCAGAAAAGAGCTGAGGGATCAGCTTTCCCGCAACAACCCTTTATTTATGCATGCTGTTGTCAAATATTTTGTGGCGGAAAAAGAGGGCAGGATCGCCGGCAGGGTCTGCTCCATTATCAATCAGCGTCACTGCGAATTTCACCAGGAGGCTGCAGGCTTTTTCGGCTTCTTTGAGGCAGAGAACGACCGTGAAGTGGCCAAAGCCCTGCTCGATGCCGTATCTGCTGAGCTCAGGGCAGAAGGCATGAAGGTCATGAGGGGTCCGATGAACTTTTCGACGAATGAAGAGTGCGGCTTCCTGATCGAAGGATATGACGAGCACCCCATGCTTATGACGCCGTATAGCCCTCCCTACTATAACGATCTTATGGAAGCATACGGCATGGTAAAGGCAAAGGACCTCTATGCCTTCATCCATGAGGTGCAGCAAAGCCTGCCCGAAAAAGTGCTGCGCGTTGCTGCAATCGCCGAGAAACGCGGGATCACCGTCAGGCCGGTTAACAAAAAGAGGTTCGATGAAGAGATGCTGGTCTTCAGGGAGGTGTATAACGATGCATGGGAGAAGAACTGGGGTTTTATACCTCTTACCGATGAAGAGATCTTTTACCTCGGCGAGCGGTTGAAACAGATCGTTGTGCCTGAACTGACCCTGATCGCTGAGGATAAGGGGATCCCTGTAGGTTTTCTGGGTATGGTTCCTGACTTCAATGTTGTGCTGAAAAAAATGAACGGTAACATAAATCCTCTTACGATCATAAAGGCGCTTTATTATTCGCGAAAGATCAGAGACCTCAGGCTCCTGCTCCTGGGCATTAAGAAGCCTTACCGTAACAAGGGAGTCGACGCATTGCTCTTCAGGGAGGGATTCAGGGGGATGGGGCGCGGAAAATATCGGAGAGTGGAGTTCTCCTGGATACTTGAGGACAATATCCCGGTGCAGCGGATCGTGGAGATGGCTGGCGGCAGGCTGTACAAAAAATACCGGATCTACGAGAAAACGCTATAG
- a CDS encoding pyridoxal phosphate-dependent aminotransferase family protein, giving the protein MAIEKNTDIFEKCSKFTRARELMAVGLYPYFRMIESAQDPEVVIKGRKMIMVGSNNYLGLTNHPKVKEACIEAVRKYGSGCAGSRFLNGTLDIHVQLEEKLARFIRKEAALVFSTGFQVNLGVISALVSKNDLVIIDKMDHASIIDGCRLTYGSVKKYRHNDMTDLERVLQEHADKRKIIIVDGVFSMEGDIVNLPKVVELAKAYGARLMVDDAHGVGVLGKTGRGTAEHFGIEKDVDLIMGTYSKSLASIGGFIAGSAEVIHYIKHFSRALIFSASPPPASVAAVSAALDIIESEPERIDQLWKNTHKMLKGFRDLGFETGPSETPIIPVIVGENEIAFKAAMMLQEEGVFVNVAISPAVPEGHALIRTSYMATHTEEQLDRVLAAFEKVGKALGLIG; this is encoded by the coding sequence ATGGCTATAGAAAAAAATACTGACATCTTTGAGAAATGCTCCAAATTCACCAGGGCCAGGGAGCTCATGGCAGTCGGCCTTTATCCCTATTTCAGGATGATCGAAAGTGCTCAGGACCCTGAGGTTGTTATCAAGGGCAGGAAGATGATCATGGTCGGGTCGAATAATTATCTCGGCTTGACGAACCATCCGAAAGTGAAAGAGGCATGCATTGAAGCGGTCAGAAAATACGGCTCGGGCTGTGCGGGTTCCCGTTTTCTCAACGGAACGCTTGATATCCATGTGCAGCTCGAGGAGAAACTCGCCCGTTTTATCCGGAAAGAGGCGGCCCTTGTCTTTTCAACCGGGTTTCAGGTGAACCTCGGCGTAATATCTGCGCTGGTCAGCAAGAACGATCTCGTTATTATTGATAAGATGGATCATGCAAGCATTATAGACGGCTGCAGGCTTACATACGGCAGTGTGAAGAAGTATAGACATAATGACATGACAGACCTTGAACGGGTGCTTCAGGAACACGCTGACAAGAGAAAGATCATCATTGTTGACGGCGTCTTCAGCATGGAGGGAGACATCGTAAACCTGCCGAAGGTCGTTGAGCTGGCCAAGGCCTACGGTGCGCGGCTTATGGTGGACGATGCCCATGGCGTCGGCGTGCTCGGCAAGACCGGCAGGGGAACTGCGGAGCATTTTGGTATTGAGAAGGATGTTGATCTCATCATGGGAACATACAGCAAGTCCCTTGCATCCATCGGTGGCTTTATTGCCGGATCGGCTGAGGTGATCCATTACATCAAGCATTTTTCCCGCGCACTTATTTTCAGCGCAAGCCCGCCGCCTGCCTCGGTTGCTGCAGTGAGCGCTGCGCTCGATATTATCGAAAGCGAGCCTGAGAGGATCGATCAGCTCTGGAAGAACACCCACAAGATGCTGAAAGGATTCCGTGACCTCGGGTTTGAGACGGGTCCGAGCGAGACACCGATCATCCCGGTCATTGTCGGCGAAAATGAGATAGCGTTCAAGGCTGCGATGATGCTGCAGGAAGAAGGAGTGTTCGTTAATGTTGCTATAAGCCCTGCAGTTCCTGAAGGCCACGCGCTGATCAGGACAAGCTATATGGCGACCCATACTGAAGAGCAGCTTGACAGGGTCCTGGCTGCCTTTGAGAAGGTCGGAAAGGCCCTCGGTCTGATCGGCTGA
- a CDS encoding beta-ketoacyl-ACP synthase II, with protein MHRIAITGIGAVTPMGNTFRSAWEAAGRQKSGIAPVTHFNTTGMPWKVCGELKNFDPAPCLDIKERRRLDPFAQYAVAAAHMAAEDAGLISSDASRITHHVLLENGGVIIGSSRGGIGTIEKALSRQHSAAGTQRKLRLSPYLMPSTTISMAASYTAQKLGLRGYCLGISNACTSGTNAIGEAFRLIRAGFAGPVLAGGTDAPVCRVCIEGYGAAGALSKISDQTASRPFDRERDGFVLSEGACVIVLEEYNTAQKRGAKIYAEILGYGNSVDAFHQTRPLAEGEAQAMNSALTSAGVMPEDVDLISSHGTSTPVGDIAECRAIHHVFGDRAARIPVTAIKSMSGHMLAASGAFETACTAMAIRQGILLPTINLTEQDEKIRLSVVREAQSADIRIAAVNSFGFGGVNAVLVLKKIH; from the coding sequence ATGCATCGTATTGCAATAACAGGCATAGGCGCCGTAACGCCGATGGGCAACACATTCCGATCGGCCTGGGAGGCGGCCGGCAGGCAGAAATCAGGCATCGCTCCTGTCACGCACTTCAATACAACAGGCATGCCCTGGAAGGTCTGCGGCGAACTGAAAAATTTTGATCCTGCGCCCTGTCTCGACATAAAGGAGAGACGAAGGCTCGACCCTTTTGCGCAATACGCTGTAGCTGCGGCGCATATGGCAGCGGAAGATGCAGGACTCATTTCATCGGACGCATCACGCATCACGCATCACGTGTTACTTGAAAACGGCGGTGTGATCATCGGCTCCAGCAGAGGCGGTATCGGGACAATAGAGAAAGCTCTCAGCCGTCAGCACTCGGCAGCCGGTACTCAGCGAAAACTCCGGTTATCTCCCTATCTGATGCCCTCAACGACCATTAGCATGGCAGCTTCATATACTGCTCAAAAACTCGGACTGAGGGGGTACTGCCTCGGCATCTCAAACGCCTGCACATCAGGCACAAATGCGATCGGTGAGGCTTTCCGTCTGATCCGGGCCGGCTTCGCAGGGCCCGTCCTTGCGGGCGGCACTGATGCGCCGGTCTGCAGGGTCTGCATCGAAGGATATGGCGCTGCCGGAGCTTTATCGAAGATCTCTGATCAGACTGCAAGCAGGCCCTTTGACAGGGAGCGGGACGGCTTTGTGCTTTCCGAAGGTGCGTGCGTTATCGTCCTTGAGGAATATAATACAGCACAAAAACGCGGCGCAAAGATCTATGCGGAGATCCTGGGATACGGCAACTCAGTTGATGCCTTTCATCAGACACGGCCGCTTGCCGAAGGAGAGGCGCAGGCAATGAACAGCGCTTTGACCTCTGCGGGGGTCATGCCTGAGGATGTGGACCTTATAAGCAGCCATGGGACATCAACCCCTGTTGGAGACATAGCCGAGTGCCGGGCCATCCATCACGTCTTTGGGGATCGGGCAGCACGCATTCCGGTCACTGCGATCAAATCCATGTCCGGTCACATGTTAGCGGCCTCAGGCGCGTTCGAAACCGCCTGCACTGCCATGGCGATCAGGCAAGGCATCCTGCTTCCGACGATCAATCTGACAGAGCAGGACGAGAAGATACGACTTTCTGTTGTACGGGAAGCACAATCTGCAGACATCAGGATTGCTGCGGTGAACTCCTTTGGTTTTGGCGGGGTAAATGCCGTGCTGGTGCTGAAAAAGATACATTGA